A portion of the Carya illinoinensis cultivar Pawnee chromosome 11, C.illinoinensisPawnee_v1, whole genome shotgun sequence genome contains these proteins:
- the LOC122282566 gene encoding 50S ribosomal protein L7/L12, translating to MKLIALVRSIRVHRILPEGTGPLQFRYFQSDFVPRDPKAKPKRFKYPPFYDPYGPRPSPSEKIINLAERIVALSPEDRRQIGPTLSEKLRHPKLQPVSVEGIDLGTQGGAAGSAKAEEKKVEKTAFDVKLDKFDAAAKIKVIKEVRAFTNLGLKEAKDLVEKAPVLLKQGVTKEEANEIIEKLKVVGGVASME from the coding sequence ATGAAGCTTATCGCGCTTGTGAGATCCATTCGTGTTCATCGCATACTGCCTGAAGGAACTGGGCCTTTGCAGTTTCGTTACTTCCAGTCTGATTTTGTTCCCAGAGATCCCAAGGCCAAGCCGAAAAGGTTCAAATATCCTCCATTCTATGACCCCTATGGCCCTAGACCCTCACCCTCTGAGAAAATTATTAATCTTGCTGAACGGATTGTGGCACTATCCCCTGAAGACCGCAGGCAAATTGGTCCTACTCTCAGCGAGAAGTTGAGGCATCCAAAGCTGCAGCCAGTTTCAGTAGAAGGTATTGACTTGGGCACACAGGGAGGAGCTGCTGGATCTGCAAAGGCTGAGGAGAAGAAGGTGGAGAAAACAGCATTTGATGTGAAGTTGGACAAGTTTGATGCAGCTGCCAAAATCAAGGTAATCAAAGAAGTCAGGGCTTTTACTAATCTGGGATTGAAAGAGGCGAAAGACCTGGTTGAGAAGGCTCCCGTTTTGCTTAAGCAAGGGGTCACCAAGGAGGAGGCAAATGAGATAATAGAGAAACTAAAGGTTGTCGGAGGAGTTGCGAGTATGGAATAG
- the LOC122280592 gene encoding iron-sulfur cluster assembly protein 1-like — translation MQRIASKGLRLVLLDSRNAASWPAQVLPRLYHERVIEHYDKPRNVGSFDKNDPSVGTGLVGAPACGDVMKLQIKVDEETGKIVDARFKTFGCGSAIASSSVASEWVKGKQLEEVVTIKNTEIAKYLSLPPVKLHCSMLAEDAIKAAVKDYEAKRAKSDGSATAAPAEKAAEA, via the exons ATGCAGAGGATCGCTTCGAAGGGGCTCCGTCTAGTGCTGCTGGACTCACGGAACGCGGCGTCATGGCCCGCCCAGGTGCTGCCGCGCCTCTATCACGAGAGGGTAATCGAGCACTACGACAAACCCCGCAATGTCGGGTCATTTGATAAGAACGATCCCTCCGTCGGCACCGGCCTGGTCGGTGCACCGGCCTGTGGCGATGTCATGAAGCTCCAGATCAAGGTCGACGAGGAGACCGGAAAGATCGTCGATGCTCGCTTCAAGACCTTCGGTTGTGGCTCCGCCATTGCTTCCTCCTCTGTAG CTTCTGAATGGGTGAAGGGAAAGCAATTGGAAGAAGTTGTGACTATCAAAAACAC GGAAATCGCAAAATATCTCTCTCTCCCACCCGTAAAGTTGCACTGCAGCATGCTTGCTGAAGATGCAATCAAGGCTGCCGTTAAAGATTATGAAGCTAAACGTGCCAAATCAGATGGCAGTGCAACGGCAGCACCTGCAGAGAAGGCCGCTGAAGCTTGA